The Planctellipticum variicoloris DNA window GGCCAGCGGGTCTACTTCGCATTCGGCCCCGAGTACAACCACCGGTTGCTCGCCGAGCACACGCAGTTTCTCTCTCAGTTCTTCACGATCCGCGGCGGCCGCAACACGGCTCAGCGCCGGCTGTCCAGCGGCCTGCTCAGCATGAATGGCGAACAGCACAAGCGAAACCGCCGACTGGTGATGGACGCCTTCCAAAAGCGGGCCATGCAGGGGTATCTCCCCGCGATCCAGCGGCTGACCGAAGGAATGCTCGCCGACTGGCAGCCCGGACAGCAGCGCGACATTTCTCGCGACATGACCGAGTTCATGCTGCGACTGACCAGCAGCATGCTCTTCGGACTCGACCAGCCGGAACTGGCCTGGCGGATCGGCCGGATGATCGATCGCTGGGTCCATTTGAACCACGAAGTCGGCATGGGAGCCTTCGTCTCCGATCCGCAGTTCGCGGAACGCTACGCCGAGCTGCTCGAATTCGCCGACACGCTCGAAGCCGAAATTCGCGGCATGATCGCTCTGCGGAAGGCGGCCGTCGAGCCCGGGACCGACGCCCTCTCGCTGCTCATCGCCGCCCACGACGAACACGGAAGCATTTCCGACGACGAACTGGTCGGCCAGGCGGCCCTCCTGTTCGGCGCCGCCCACCTGACCACCGCCAACACCTTCACCTGGACGCTGTTCCTGCTGGCCCAGCATCCGGCATGCATGGAACGGCTGCATGCGGAGCTGCAGCGGGAGCTGACCGGCGGATTCCCCAGTCCGCAGCAGTCGGAACGGCTGGTCTGGACCGATGCGGTCATCAAGGAGTCGATGCGGCTGATGCCCGCGTCCGCCTATCTGCAGCGGACAACCGCCGAGCCCTGCCAGCTCGGTCCGTTCTCCCTGCCGAAGGGGGCGCCGATCATTTTCAGCCAGCTCATGACGCACCATCAGCCGGAACTCTTCCCGCAGCCGCGCCGGTTCCGCCCGGAGCGCTGGCAGGGACTGAATCCGTCCCCCTACGCCTACCTGCCGTTCGGGGCCGGTCCCCGCATGTGCATCGGCGGCCCGCTGGCCATGCTGATTCTCAAAATGGTCCTGCCGACGATCCTGCAGCGGTTCAAGCTGACCGTCGTACCCTACGCCGAGATCAACGCCCGGATCGTCTCGACGATGCTCTGCGCCGTCAGCCCGGTCCGGATGCAGGTCGACGCCCCGGATGGCCGATTCACCGCCCAGCCGGTTCGCGGTTCGATTCACTCTGTCGTCGATCTCGGCGAGTCAATGGCAGCCCGCCGGGCGGCGTGATGCTTCGACGGCGGAGGCCATCCTGGGTGGCACGCCCAGAGGCATTGCGATGGGCGTTGGTCTTGAACTGGCAAAAAGCACGCCCATCGAGGACTCTGGGCGTGCCACCCATTCCGCTGCTCCCTACTCCGGGACGCGGGCCGCTTCCGCCGCCCGCCGCTCCGCCAGCATCTTCCGCAGCGTGGCGACCGCTTCTGCGACCGGGATCTTGATTGCGTCGGGAGCGTCGCGCCACTTGGCCTCGATCATCCCCTCCTTGAGCCCCTTGCCGCCGATCACGATCCGCAATGGAATGCCGATCAGATCGGCGTCTTTGAATTTCACGCCGGCACGCTGATCGCGATCGTCAAGCAGCACGTCTTCGCCGGCCGCCTGCAGCTCGCGGTAAATCGTCTCCGTCTGCTCCACCACTTCGGTCTCGGTGACGCTCAGCGGGCAGAGGATCACCGAGTACGGAGCGATCGACAACGGCCAGATCAGGCCGTTGGCATCGTGCTTCGTCTCGGCAAGCCCGGCGACAATCCGGTTCACGCCGATCCCATAGCATCCCATGATCAGCGGCTGCCGGGAGTCTTTTTCGTCGTCGTAGACCGCGTCGAGCGCCACGGAGTACTTCGTGCCGAGCTTGAAGACGTGCCCGACCTCGATGCCGTGCACGATTTCCAGCGTCCCGTCGCCGCGTGGACTCGGATCGCCCGCGCACGCGTTCCGCAGGTCGTACGTCGTTTCGAGCTGATAGTCCCGTCCAACATTCACTCCGGTCACGTGGGCGTCTTCGGCGTTCGCCCCGGCGATCGCGTTGACGATCAGCGGGACGTCGTGATCGGCGATCACCGGGCACTTGATCCCCACCGGACCGGCAAACCCGACCGGGGCGCCGGTCACCTGAAAAATGGTCCCGGTGTCGGCGAGCTCGACCTTGCCGACGCCCAGCGCCCGACGGATCTTGTTCTCGTTGGCCTCGTGATCGCCGCGCAACAGCACCGCGACCGGCTTGCCGTCCGCCAGATAAACCAGAGTCTTGATCATCTGCTGCGGCGAGCACCCGAGCAGCTTGCAGACCGCTTCGATGCTTCCCACATTCGGCGTGGCCACCTGCTGCAACGGGCCGGCGCCGGCGGGAGCCGTCAGCGGCGGCGTCTTACGGCCAGTCTCGGCCCGTTCCATGTTCGCGGCGTAGTTCGTCTTCCGACAGAAGACCACCTGGTCTTCGCCGTTCGCCGCCGGGATCATGAACTCGTGCGACCCGTCGCCGCCGATCGGACCGCTTTCGGCCTCGACGGGCAGATACTCCAGCCCGCAACGGGCGAAGATCCGGCAATACGCCTTGTACATCTTCTGATAGGTCTCGCCGAGCGATTCCACGCTGGTGTGGAAGCTGTAGGCATCCTTCATCAGAAACTCGCTGGTCCGGAGCACGCCGAATCGGGGACGCTCTTCGTTCCGGAACTTGATCTGGATCTGATACAGCGTCAGCGGCAACTGCCGATAACTGCTGATGTGCCGCGAGACCAGATCCGTCACGACTTCTTCGTGCGTCGGCCCCAGCGCCAGGTGAATTGTCTTGTCGCCCCGGCGGACGTGGAAGTTGATCAGCACATTGCCGAAAGCCTCTCGCCTCCCGGTTCGTTCGAACAGGTCGATCGGCTGGAGGGCTGGCATGAAGATTTCGACGCCGCCCGCGGCGTCCATTTCTTCCCGGACGATCGCTTCCGCCTTCTTGAGCGCCCGCAAGCCCAGCGGCAGGTACGTGTAGGCTCCCGCCATGAGCTGTCGGATCAGGCCGGCCCGCAGCATGAGCTGATGGCTCGGGGCTTCCGCATCCGAGGGAATTTCCTTCATCGTCGGAATCAGCGTCTGCGACCAGCGCACGGGAGCATCCTTCCACACAGGCCGCGAGGGCCTTCCAGTTGATACGCGACAACCGGTCCTCCGGTCGTCAGGGAGGGCGGCATTCTAGCAGAAGTCGTTGCGCGGGAAAGGAGAACCGCCTCCTGCCTCGGCCTGAGTCCGTCGGCAGGGAGTGGCCGGAGCGGAGCCCGCGACGCTCCGGAATCGGCCAAGGAGACTGGCACTGGGCCGTCGAGGACTCTGACGCCAGACCCCCCGTTGCATCATGCCCGGGGAGTTAGTACAGCGCCGTCGCCAGCTTGCGACGGAACTCCCCGGTCAATTCCGACGCCGGACCGAGCATGTCGAAAATCTTGACCATCGTCGACTTCGCTTCCTGTCCGACGCCATCCCGGTCCGCAATGACGACCGCCAGGCAGGTCTCCAGCGCCTTCCGGAACTGCGAGCTGGCGGCCAGGGCGTCCGCATACCGGACCTGCAACAGCAGGTCGGCGGGGTTGGCTTCGGCGGCTTTGCGGGCCTCCTCGACGCCACCCGTTTCCGCCGCCGCCAGACGGACATCCAGCTCCGACTTGATCCGCTCCGCTTCCGGCTCCAGATAGCCCCGCTGCTGAAGCTCCTGCAAAACCGACTGGCACTCGTCCATCCGGCCCTGCCGGAGCACCAGTCCGGCGATCCGAATCTTGATCATCGCCTCCTCGGGAGCAAGTGCCAGCGCCTCCCGATACTTGGCCTCCGCCGTCTTCGGATCGGACTCTTCCAGCGCCATCGCGTCCTTCAAGAGGAGCTCGGCCGGCGACGGCATCAGCGCATCCAGCCACTTGCGGATCTCCGCTTCGGGCAGGACTCCCATGAACTGGTCGACAGGCTGGCCTTCCAGAAAGGCCACGACCATCGGAATGCTCTGGATCTGAAACGCCGCGGCGAGCTGCTGCTCTTCGTCCGTGTTGATCTTGGCCAGCACAAACTTGCCGGCGTACTCATCGGCCAGCTTCTCGAGGACCGGCGCAAGCTGACGGCACGGAGCGCACCAGGGCGCCCAGAAATCGATCACGACCAGCGTCTCACGCGACTTCTCGATGACGTCGGCCTGGAACGAAGCCGTCTTGACGTTCACGACGAAGGGAGACGAACCATCCATGCGCAACACCTCTCAGCGGATACCAGACATCGGAACTCGGGACGGTCGCCCGATTCTGCAGTGTAGACCGCTGAAGGCCCAAACGGCAAACAAGCCCCCTTGCGGGATTTGCTTTCCGGACCAGCTTTCCGCTTTCCGCTCCAAGCGTTCGGCTTCGCTCAGTCCCACCACCAGGAGTGCTCCGCGGAACGCTTCGCTTCGGCGGCGGCCGCCCGCTGTCCCTCCAGACGTTCGCCGCTTTCCGGTTTCCAGGCATCGCTCCGCAGCAGCGACCGAGGAGAAATGACAACGCCCCCCCCGACGAGTCCGATCACCATGTTCCCGGCCCGCTTCGCATTGACCAGCGAGGCCACGCTGCGCGGAGCATTTCCCCGCGAGTAAGAGGACTGTTCCGGATCGCTGAAGACTTCCATCGCCCAGCCCGCCTTGTCCGCCAGTCCGTCGCGGCGAATCAAAGCCGCGATCAGCGTCCAGTCGATCACGTTCTGCAACTCCGCAAACACAGGCGATCGATTCGCCAGGTCCGGAAACCGCTGCGTGAACTGCTTGGCGAACGCTTGAGTCGACATCCGAGTCGTCGAGGCCGAAGACCGTTGCCCGGTCGCGTCGGTCATCTCCTCCTGCGAAACGAGCTGCGCCCGCTGGCCCTTGAACGCGTACGCCAGTCCGTCATCGCTCCGGAGCAGCTCGTCGAAAAACGGCACAAAGTACCAGCGCTGCAGACTGTTTCCGCCCCCTCCCAGCATCGCCAGGTGGCTCCGCAGCCCCTTGACGCCCGGATTCTCCAGACCCAGCGAAATCCGTTTCATCCGCCAGTCGGCCTCCACCAGAACCGCTCCGATGTGCGAGTCCGCCGGTACGCCATCAACCCGCACATTCTGCAGCCCCAGAATCTCGGGCATACGTCGATACCTCGACTCCACAATGTCGATGGTGGCGCCGGAGCTGTTTTGCGCCAGGAATCGCTCCAGCGCCGCCAGCCGCTCGGGATCGGGATCAATCGAACACCCGACCATCCGCGCCCCATCGAGCGCCTGCCATACGACGTAGAAGTCCTCCAGCCGGAGTGCCGGCCGACCCGATTCGACGCCGACCATCCGCCCGACAGCGTCCGGCACACAACCTTCGGCCGGACCGGCGATCACCAGTTCCCGGCTCTCCGGCAGGACGAACAGAAAGTCGATCCGCTGCAGCCCCGCCACCTGGACCATGTCGATCGGGATGTCTTTCCCAGTCGTTCGCGCTTCCGCCCAAGCCGTCTCCAGTCGGTTCAGCGATACCTTGCGGCACTCGCTGGCCCGCATCCAGTCTCCCCCCGTCGACTTCGCCGCCAGCGCCGCCCGACGTTTCTTGTCGAGGCCGCCCCCCGCATCACTCGACGCAACTCCCGAGAGAAGCCCCTCGGGGCTGATCACAATCCCGCTGGCGTTATTGTTGTTATTGTTCTGATTCCCGTTCCCGGTCCCCTGCGCCCATGCTGAGGCGGCGACGCCGCAAACCACGCAGAAACTCAGTCCCGAAAGTAAGCGGTTCCACGGAGTCGACATTGGACAGTTCCGGCGCAGGGATTGACGGGATCACGGACTCGCCGACAGAAACGCAGGAATTCGACGTTCGTCGCCGCGCAGCGCGCCGGTTTCTCACAAATTCGTTATATCTCGCCACCGGCCGCCGGCAAGACCGCTTCTCAATCCCAGGTCAGACGTCCATCTCGCACCGCGCCCACTGGCCGAAGTTCTCTTCGACCTCGACCCGGACCGTGTGAACCTTATTTCCCGGCTGCCGACGGATCGACTCTCGCAATTGAAGTCCCATCCAGTGGGCGATTTCCTCGGCCGTCGTGTTGATCACCGGCAGCAGAATGCAGTCCTCCCGCGGAAAGACCCAGCGGCGCTCTTCGAAGGTCGCCGTCACTTCCCGCTCATCGGCAATCACCCGGATGGCGGCGTGCTCCGTCGGCAGCAGCACGTGGTGGTCCAGCTCCAGCACCAGCTTCTGGATCGCATCCCGCAGGGCGATAAAGTCGAACACGTACCGGTTCTCGTCCAGCGGACCGTCGACCTCGACCGCCACCCGCCAGTTGTGCCCGTGCAGCCGCTCGCAGATCGTCCCGTTGAACGTGATGAAGTGAGCCGCGCTGAAGACCAGATGGTCCTTCGTCACCCGGACCGAAAATCCCGCCGACATCGTAAGCACTCCGCTCGCTCAGGCCAGCCCGCCGAACTGCCGCACCGCTTCGTAAACTGCCGTATTTACGGTACTCGCCAGATTCAGGCTTCGCACCTCCGGCCGCATCGGCAATTGCAGCGTCCGGCCGCGGTATCGTTCGATGATCGCCGACGGCAGACCGCGCGTTTCGCTGCCGAACACCAGCACGTCTCCCGGCGTGAACTCCGCCTCCCACACCAGGCGGGAGGCGGGATTCTCGATGCACCAGAACGTCCGCCGCGCCAGCTTCTGTTCCAGCTCGCTCCAGTGGTCAACCGCTTCCCAGTCGAGGTGCTGCCAGTAGTCCATTCCCGCCCGGCGGAGATGTTTCTCGTCGAGCTGGAATCCCAGCGGCCGAACCAGCCACAGCTTGGCGCCGACCGCGACGCAAGTCCGTCCGATATTGCCGGTATTCTGCGGGATATCCGGCTGGTAAAGGACGACATGAAGCAGGGGAAAGGACGCCGCCGCCGTCATGCCGACGCCCTGGCGCGAGCCGAACGACGGGCAAAGGCGTAATAGATGACCCCGCACACGATCAGTCCCGCCACCACAGTTACTTCCTTCAATGCGCCGGTCTTCCGGTAGGCGTCCACCTGTTCGGCGACCAGGCTGTAGAACGTGAGGCCATAGACGGCCAGCATGAGGGCGGGCGTCAGCGGATACCCCCAGGTCCGGTAAGGCCGGTCCGCGCTCGGGCGCTTCCAGCGGAGCACGTAGACCGCCGCCACGGTCAGGCTGTAGAAGACCAGCCCCGCCGCAATCACCGAGTCCGTGAGCCCGTCGAATGCTTTCTTCGGATTCTCGTACGCCAGAAAGAACCCCACGATCAGGATCGTGGTCCAGAGCGCCTGCAGCAGAATCGCGTTGGCCGGCGTTTTGTAGGTGCCATGCACCTTGAAGATGGAATGATGCACCAGCCCGTCCCGCGCAATCGCCAGGTAAATCCGCGGCCCGGTCAGCATGTTGGAATTGGTGGCCCCGAAGGTGGAGCACATCACGCCGAGGGCCGCCAGTTGTCCCCCCCACGGTCCGAACAGAGACGTGAACACGTCGGCTGCCGCCCGCTCGGTCGTCGCCAGATGCGACATCGGCAGCACGAGGTGATAGCTGAGATTGGCCCCCAGATAAACCAGAATCACAATCCCGATCCCTACGACCATCGCCAGGGGAACATTCCGTTGCGGCTGATGAATTTCCTCCGCGATCGGCGCCAGATTGATCCAGCCGTCGTAGGGCCACATCACCGCCACCATCGCAATCCCTAGCGCCCGGAGAAACGTGCTCGTATCCCCCCCCGACCAGATCGGCTGCACGTTAGCGGACTCGAACCGGCCCATCAGCATCGGCACCGCGATCAGTGCCATCAGAAACAGCACCTTGATGATCGCGGTCAG harbors:
- a CDS encoding cytochrome P450 translates to MAAALNLAFDDEDGRLPVTVGRLLDFSDDPLACMRRQLAEHGPISALQQDGQRVYFAFGPEYNHRLLAEHTQFLSQFFTIRGGRNTAQRRLSSGLLSMNGEQHKRNRRLVMDAFQKRAMQGYLPAIQRLTEGMLADWQPGQQRDISRDMTEFMLRLTSSMLFGLDQPELAWRIGRMIDRWVHLNHEVGMGAFVSDPQFAERYAELLEFADTLEAEIRGMIALRKAAVEPGTDALSLLIAAHDEHGSISDDELVGQAALLFGAAHLTTANTFTWTLFLLAQHPACMERLHAELQRELTGGFPSPQQSERLVWTDAVIKESMRLMPASAYLQRTTAEPCQLGPFSLPKGAPIIFSQLMTHHQPELFPQPRRFRPERWQGLNPSPYAYLPFGAGPRMCIGGPLAMLILKMVLPTILQRFKLTVVPYAEINARIVSTMLCAVSPVRMQVDAPDGRFTAQPVRGSIHSVVDLGESMAARRAA
- a CDS encoding 6-pyruvoyl trahydropterin synthase family protein, giving the protein MSAGFSVRVTKDHLVFSAAHFITFNGTICERLHGHNWRVAVEVDGPLDENRYVFDFIALRDAIQKLVLELDHHVLLPTEHAAIRVIADEREVTATFEERRWVFPREDCILLPVINTTAEEIAHWMGLQLRESIRRQPGNKVHTVRVEVEENFGQWARCEMDV
- a CDS encoding tRNA (cytidine(34)-2'-O)-methyltransferase, giving the protein MTAAASFPLLHVVLYQPDIPQNTGNIGRTCVAVGAKLWLVRPLGFQLDEKHLRRAGMDYWQHLDWEAVDHWSELEQKLARRTFWCIENPASRLVWEAEFTPGDVLVFGSETRGLPSAIIERYRGRTLQLPMRPEVRSLNLASTVNTAVYEAVRQFGGLA
- a CDS encoding DUF1598 domain-containing protein translates to MSTPWNRLLSGLSFCVVCGVAASAWAQGTGNGNQNNNNNNASGIVISPEGLLSGVASSDAGGGLDKKRRAALAAKSTGGDWMRASECRKVSLNRLETAWAEARTTGKDIPIDMVQVAGLQRIDFLFVLPESRELVIAGPAEGCVPDAVGRMVGVESGRPALRLEDFYVVWQALDGARMVGCSIDPDPERLAALERFLAQNSSGATIDIVESRYRRMPEILGLQNVRVDGVPADSHIGAVLVEADWRMKRISLGLENPGVKGLRSHLAMLGGGGNSLQRWYFVPFFDELLRSDDGLAYAFKGQRAQLVSQEEMTDATGQRSSASTTRMSTQAFAKQFTQRFPDLANRSPVFAELQNVIDWTLIAALIRRDGLADKAGWAMEVFSDPEQSSYSRGNAPRSVASLVNAKRAGNMVIGLVGGGVVISPRSLLRSDAWKPESGERLEGQRAAAAEAKRSAEHSWWWD
- the trxA gene encoding thioredoxin — translated: MDGSSPFVVNVKTASFQADVIEKSRETLVVIDFWAPWCAPCRQLAPVLEKLADEYAGKFVLAKINTDEEQQLAAAFQIQSIPMVVAFLEGQPVDQFMGVLPEAEIRKWLDALMPSPAELLLKDAMALEESDPKTAEAKYREALALAPEEAMIKIRIAGLVLRQGRMDECQSVLQELQQRGYLEPEAERIKSELDVRLAAAETGGVEEARKAAEANPADLLLQVRYADALAASSQFRKALETCLAVVIADRDGVGQEAKSTMVKIFDMLGPASELTGEFRRKLATALY
- a CDS encoding proline--tRNA ligase: MRWSQTLIPTMKEIPSDAEAPSHQLMLRAGLIRQLMAGAYTYLPLGLRALKKAEAIVREEMDAAGGVEIFMPALQPIDLFERTGRREAFGNVLINFHVRRGDKTIHLALGPTHEEVVTDLVSRHISSYRQLPLTLYQIQIKFRNEERPRFGVLRTSEFLMKDAYSFHTSVESLGETYQKMYKAYCRIFARCGLEYLPVEAESGPIGGDGSHEFMIPAANGEDQVVFCRKTNYAANMERAETGRKTPPLTAPAGAGPLQQVATPNVGSIEAVCKLLGCSPQQMIKTLVYLADGKPVAVLLRGDHEANENKIRRALGVGKVELADTGTIFQVTGAPVGFAGPVGIKCPVIADHDVPLIVNAIAGANAEDAHVTGVNVGRDYQLETTYDLRNACAGDPSPRGDGTLEIVHGIEVGHVFKLGTKYSVALDAVYDDEKDSRQPLIMGCYGIGVNRIVAGLAETKHDANGLIWPLSIAPYSVILCPLSVTETEVVEQTETIYRELQAAGEDVLLDDRDQRAGVKFKDADLIGIPLRIVIGGKGLKEGMIEAKWRDAPDAIKIPVAEAVATLRKMLAERRAAEAARVPE
- a CDS encoding APC family permease, which gives rise to MSDGPPATDGKLIPELLPRLLGMWDGVAVVVGSIIGSGIFLKVGNVDKALLDYGFAPILSVWALVGLVTLCGSLALAELAAMYPHAGGPYLYLREAYGRLPAFLWGWTEFWVVRTGSVGALACATVLYMTELQPMSPPFQCLLAVTIVLGLSLINVWSTRWGANVQNLTAIIKVLFLMALIAVPMLMGRFESANVQPIWSGGDTSTFLRALGIAMVAVMWPYDGWINLAPIAEEIHQPQRNVPLAMVVGIGIVILVYLGANLSYHLVLPMSHLATTERAAADVFTSLFGPWGGQLAALGVMCSTFGATNSNMLTGPRIYLAIARDGLVHHSIFKVHGTYKTPANAILLQALWTTILIVGFFLAYENPKKAFDGLTDSVIAAGLVFYSLTVAAVYVLRWKRPSADRPYRTWGYPLTPALMLAVYGLTFYSLVAEQVDAYRKTGALKEVTVVAGLIVCGVIYYAFARRSARARASA